The sequence GAAGAGACCAATAAAGACAGAAAAACAGGCCAGCCTAAACCAAGAAGATAAAACTCAACAACACCACCCAGCATTATAAACTCACCCTGAGCAAAGTTCACTATCCTTACCGATGAATAGATTATATTAAAGCCTATCGCAACAAGAGCATATATAAGACCGGTTATTATACCGTTTATTGTGTATTGGATAAAGGTCTCTATAACATACCCTCCAGCTTCTCAGCCTCTTTTTTGAATAGACCAGCTGTCAGATCATCTATGTTGCAGAAATGGATCTCGTTTAGATTTTTGGCTTTTTTTAAGAATTCCACAGCTGTTGTAAATATGATATGGGCAGCCCTCTCTTTTGGAAAGCCAAAAATACCCGAACTTATAGCCGGCAATGATACGCTTTTTATACCCTTATCTTCTGCCAACTTTAATGCACTCAAAACGGCACTTTTGAGCTTATCATCCTCATCACCCTCGCCCCAAACAGGGCCGACTGCATGGATTACATATTTAGCTTTTAGTTTCCCTGCAGTAGTAATTGCAGCAGATCCCGTTGGGACATAGCCAATCTTATCGCTCTCCTCTTGTATTTCATACCCGCCCTTCCTAACAATGGCACCGGCAACTCCACCACCGTGCTTAAGATGGGAATTAGCCGCATTAACAATAGCCTCCGTATCCTCCTCTGTAATATCACCCTGAATAACCTTGACAATTTTATCTTCAATCT comes from Hippea maritima DSM 10411 and encodes:
- a CDS encoding macro domain-containing protein encodes the protein MEILKELKIEDKIVKVIQGDITEEDTEAIVNAANSHLKHGGGVAGAIVRKGGYEIQEESDKIGYVPTGSAAITTAGKLKAKYVIHAVGPVWGEGDEDDKLKSAVLSALKLAEDKGIKSVSLPAISSGIFGFPKERAAHIIFTTAVEFLKKAKNLNEIHFCNIDDLTAGLFKKEAEKLEGML